The Diaminobutyricimonas aerilata nucleotide sequence CGACGTCATCGTCATCCTCGCGCCCGACCAGCACCAGCGCGGCCTGTACGCCGACGACATCCGCGACAACCTCTCCGAGGGCAACGCGCTCGTCTTCGGACACGGCTTCAACATCCGCTTCGGCTACATCGAGGCGCCCGAGGGCGTCGACGTGATCCTCGTCGCCCCGAAGGGCCCGGGCCACACCGTGCGCCGCGAGTACGAGGCCGGCCGTGGTGTGCCCGTGATCGTCGCGGTCGAGAAGGACGCGTCCGGCTCGGCATGGGACCTCGCCTGGTCGTACTCGAAGGGCATCGGCGGCCTGCGTGCCGGCGGCATCAAGACGACCTTCACCGAGGAGACCGAGACCGACCTGTTCGGCGAGCAGGCCGTGCTCTGCGGCGGTACCTCGCAGCTCGTGCAGTACGGCTTCGAGGTGCTCACCGAGGCCGGCTACCAGCCGCAGATCGCGTACTTCGAGGTGCTGCACGAGCTCAAGCTCATCGTCGACCTCATGTGGGAGGGCGGCATCGCCAAGCAGCGCTGGAGCGTCTCCGACACGGCCGAGTACGGCGACTACGTCTCCGGCCCGCGCGTGATCGACGCGCACGTGAAGGAGAACATGCAGGCCGTTCTCGCCGACATCCAGTCGGGCGCGTTCGCCGAGCGGTTCATCGCCGACCAGGACGCCGGTGCGCCGGAGTTCACGGAGCTGCGCGCCAAGGCGGAGCAGCACCCGATCGAGGCGACCGGCCGCGAGCTGCGCGCGCTCTTCGCCTGGAAGCAGACCGACGCGGACTACACCGAGGGTTCCGCCGCCCGCTGATCCACCCCGAGAAGGCCCGGCTCCGCGAGGAGCCGGGCCTTTCTCTCGTCCCACCGCCTCGCGCGGGAGCACAATGGCGGAATGGGTGATCCGGTGTGCTGGTTGCACCGCGTGTGCGACGGATGCGGCGCATTCGTCGAGGAGCGCGACGCCGCGGTGTGTCCGCGATGCGGAGCCGAACTTCCCCCCGACGAGGAGCAGTTGACGTGAACGACCTCACCGGGCTCGTCGGAGTCGACGTGCCGATCGTGCTCGGACCGTTCGGCGGCATGTCGTCCGTCGCCCTCACCGCGCGGGTGAGCGGACTCGGCGGTCTCGGTTCCTTCGGGCTCTACGGATACTCGGCCGACCGCATCCGTGCGACCGTCGGCGCGCTGCGCGAGGCGACTCCGCGGCCCTTCGCGGTGAATCTGTGGTTGGGCGTGACGGAACCGGAGCCGACCGCCGAGGAGTGGGAACGCCACGTCGAGGCGCTGCGCCCCCTGCTCGAGGAGATGGGTGTCACCCCTCCGCCGATGCCCGAGCGGTTCCTGCCGACCTTCGAGGAACAGTGGGAGGCGGTGCTCGACACCGCGCCGCACGTCGTGAGCTTCGTGTTCGGCGTGCCCTCCGTCGCCGCCGTGGAGGAGGCGCATCGTCGCGGCATCGTCGTCATCGGCACCGCCACGACCGTGGATGAGGCCGTCGCCCTCCACGACGGCGGGGTGGATGCGGTCGTCGCGTCGGGCTTCGAATCGGCCGGACACCGCGGGTCGTTCCTGCGGCCGGTCCCCGAATCGCTCGTCGGCACGTTCGCGCTCGTGCCCCAGATGGTCGACGCGGTGCCCATCCCGGTGATCGCCGCGGGGGCGGTCGCCGACCGTCGTGGCGTCGCGGCCGCCTTCGCGCTCGGCGCGCACGGCGTGCAGGCGGGCACCGCGTTCCTCGCGACGCAGGAGTCCGCCGTCGCGCCGGGGCACCGTCGCGCGATCGCGGGCACTCCCGCGCACGGCACCGTGCTGACCCGGGCGATGAGCGGCCGCTTCGCGCGCGGCGTGCCCAACCGGGCGGTGCGGTCGATCGAGGAGCGCGACGCGATCGCGCCGTTCCCCATCCAGAACTGGCTCACCGCGCACTTCCGGGCGGAGGCCGCCCGGCGGAACGAGCCCGAGCTGCTGTCGTTGTGGATGGGGCAGGCCGCCGCCCTCGCCCGTCACGAGCACGCGCACGAGGTCTTCGCCGAACTCGTCGCCGGGCTGCCGCCGGAGCGGGTCAGTCCGTCGGAGTGAGCAGCACGAGCGGGATCTCCCGTTTCGTGCGCCGTTGATACGCGGCGTAGTTGCGGTAGCGGCCCGTGATGAGCGGCCACCAGTCCGCGCGTTCCTCCGGAGTGGCGATGTGGGCGATCGCCTCGACGGGCGCCTCCCCGTCGACCGCGATGCGCACCCGCGGCTCCGCGCGGAGGTTGTGGAACCACGCCGGATGGATGTCATCGCCGCCGCGTGAGGCCACCACGACGTAGCCGCCGTGCATCCGCAGAGGCGCGGTCAGCAGGGTCGTGCGCTGCTCACCGGAACGGCGGCCGGTCGTCGTGAGCTCGACGACCGCCATGCCCGCGATGTGCCACCCGATGCGGCCGCCGGTGACCCGCATGGCGACGCGGTGTACGCGATTCATCATCCGCAACGTGCGGTCACTGGGCATGCCGTCAGTATGCGACGCACGCGGTCCCGTCCCGGCGGGGGCGCGACCGGATTCCCAGGTGCCGACGCCTAGCCTGCTCGGATGACCACCACCCCCCTGCCGGCGCTGGGCGACGAGCGCTTCGTGTCCCTCAGCACCTTCCGCCGCTCCGGGGTGCCGGTGTCGACGCCCGTCTGGATCCTGCAGCAGGGCGACGAACTGCTGGTCACGACCCCGGCGGGCAGCGGCAAGGTGAAGCGCCTGCGCAACGACCCGCGGGTGGAGCTGCGCCCCTGCTCGCGCCGAGGCGCCGTCGCCGAGGAGGCCCCCATCGCGTCGGGCACCGCCCGGATCGTCGACGACCCGGCCGCGGTGCAGCGGCACGGGCACGGCTTCGCCCGCAAGTACGGATTCGAGTACCGCCTGTTCATGCTCATCGAACGGATCGCGCGTCGCGGCAACCCGCAGCGGGTCATCCTGCGCATCGCCGACTGACCCCCGGTCGCGCCCGAGCTCCGACGCGGGGTGTTCACGGGACACGCAGCGCAGCTTCACCCGGAGGACACCCGGCACCCCGACCGTGGGCTCGTGACGCGACGCCTCACCGCACGCTTCTGCCTCGCCGCGCTCGCCGTGGCAGTCCTCGTGTCGACGGCACTGCCCGTCGCGGCGCGACCGATCGATCCACCGCCGGTTGCGGCGCCATCCGCGGATGCACCGGATGCGACGGACGCGCCGGGCACGGGACGACCGGATCCGGAGGACTCGTCCGCCGCGGCGTCGACCCCGCTTCCTGCCGAACCGCTGCGCGACGCGAGCACGGTGCTGCTGAGCGAGTTCGCCAACGGCGGTCCACGGAGCGAAGCGGACTCCTTCTTCGAACTCCGGAACTTCGGCGACGAGCCCGTCGACCTCACGGGGTGGAACGTGTACCGCTGCAACGAGTTCGGGTTGCGGCGGGGCGCCGCCAACCCGGAACTCGACCTGCACGGCGTCGTGCTCGCGCCCGGCCAGACGTTCACGGTCGCGCGCATCGGCGCGGCGCTCGCCGGCGGGGCGACCGCCGACGCGTCGATCTCGAACGCCTTCCCCGCGGCGGGCTTCGGGCTCGACCTCGTCGACGACGACGGACGGCGAGTCGACTCGGTCGGCGTCTTCCCGAATGCGCCGTGGCCGATGCTGAGCGAGTGCACCAACGGCCGCAACCTGCCGAACGTGCTCGACTACGCGGCCGGGGAGAGCTGGCAGCGCGTCGCGACGACCGGCGACCCGGCGACGGATTACGTGATCGCCGCGGCGACCCCCGGGGGAGTGAACGCCGAGCGCACGACCGTGCGGCAAGACCGCTCGAGCGGAGTGCGCATCGACGAGTTCGCGGCCTACGGATCACACGGCGACGGCGACGACTTCGTCGAGCTGCGCAACACCGGCGACCGGGCCGTCGATCTCGACGGTTGGCAGCTGTTCCGCTGCACGGCGACGGGGCGGCTGACGAGCGACGCCCTCCAGTGGACCGGCAGCGCGGAACGGCTCGCCCCGGGCGACCGTCTCGTGATCGGCGGACCGGGCTTCGAGGGGCGGAGCGACGCCCGCACGAGCGTGTCGCTCGCCGACGCAGGCTCGGGCGTGCTCCTGCGTGACGGCCGTGGGCGGCTCGTCGACCGGGTCGCCGCCTATCCGTACGCCGACTCCCCGTGCCAGAACGGCGACGACAAGCTCCCCGCCGTGCTCGACGCCGCCGCCGACGAGTCGTACCAGCGCACCGGCACGTCAGGCGTCGACGCCGACGATTTTGTCATCGCGCCCCGCACCCCCGGGGCCGCCAACGCCCGGGATTCCGACGCCGTGTTCGGGAGCCCCTTCGAGTACCCGGATGCGGTCGGGGTGGCGGTGAGCGAGATCGCGACGGATCCGGCGGTGGACGGCATGCCCGAGGGCTCGGTGCAGCGCAACTATCTCGAACTGGCCAACTACGGCGAGCGTGCCGTCGACATCTCCGGATGGCGGATCCTCGGCTGCGCGGTCGACGGACGCCGGGAGCCCGACCCCCTCGTGACCGTCCCGGACGGCGCGCAGCTGCCCCCGCAGGGCACGTTCCTCGCGGCGCTCGCCGAGACGGACGCGGCCCAGCGCGCGGATGCCACCTACACGGACGCCCTGGACTTCCTCGGGGCCGGCGTGTGGGTCGAGGACGCCGACGGGGTACGCGTCGACTCGGTCGGCATCTACCAGGCGAACGAGATGGATCGGCTCAACGAGGGGGTGAGCGCCTGCACCAAGGGGCTGTCGCTCACGACCTACGAACCGGACCGCCTGCTCGGGGAGACCTACCTGCGCGCGCGGTTCACCGGCGTGGATGCCGACGACTTCGTGGTCGGGGAGGGAACGCCGGGCGAGGCGGATGCGGCGCGATGGCGGGAGCGGACCGTCGCCGATCCGGCCGCGCTGCGCCCCGTGGAGTTGCCCGTCGAGACGCGCACGAGCGCACGCATCGGCGCCGCCGCCTGGCGTGCCGTGCGGGACTTCGACGAGGCCGAGCCGCTCACGGGCGTCATCGACGCCGTCGCGGGCGTCGTCGAGGGACCGTTGACCGCGCTCTCGGCACCGGGGGAGCGGGCACTCTCGCCCGACGAGCTCGGCGCACCGGTCACCGACGACCGCTGGGGGCATCCGTACCAACGCGTGGTGCTCGACGCATCCGACCTGCGCCCTGGCGACGAGCTGCGCTGGAGCGGCACGACGGCGGGCCGGAACGAGGTGCAGCTGAGCGTGTGGGACGCCGACGTGCAGGGGTGGCGGATGCTCGACGCCGGCACCGCGCGCGCTGGACGGGTGCAGCTCGCCGGCGAGGTGCGCGCCGGCGACCTCGAAGACGGGCGCGTCACGGTGCTCGTGCAGAACGGCCCGCGCACCGAGCAGAGCCTGCGCGGCGCCCCGGACGGGGCCTTCGCCTCGCCGAACGACTACGACTTCGCGGTGTCGCACCTCACCGACACGCAGTACCTGAGCGAGACGTACCCGGAGGTGTACACGGGCATGGCGTCGTGGATCGTGGCGAACGCGGACGCGCGCAAGATCGCCTTCGCGACGCACACCGGCGACCTCGTGCAGAACTGGGTCGACCCCGACCAGAACGCTGTGCGCGCCGAGCGCGAGTTCGAGCGGGCATCGGCGATCCAGGGCATCCTCGACGACGCCGGCGTGCCGAACAGCGTGCTGCCGGGCAACCACGACTCGAAGCGCGGCCTCGACCCCTCGCTGTTCAACGCGTGGTTCGGACCCGACCGGTACGCCGACGCGCCCTGGTACGGCGGATCCATCGCGCCCGACGACAACAGCGCCAACTTCTCCACCTTCGAGCGCGACGGTGCCCGGTTCCTGATGCTCTCCCTGCCGTACGCCTATGGCGAGCGTGAGATCCGCTGGGCGGAGCAGGTGGTGTCCGCACATCCCGACCACAACGTCGTGCTCTCCACTCATGAGCACCTCACCCCGAAGGACCGGTTCGAGCCCGCCCGCCGCAGCGACTCCTCGCGCTGGGTGTCGCGGGCGAGCGAGCTCTGGGAGCGGGTTGTCGCGCCGAACCGCAACGTCGTCGCCGTGCTGTGCGGTCACTTCCACGGGATCGGGCAGATCGTCACGGAAGACGCCGGCGGTATCCCCGGGCACGACGTCGTCGAACTGCTCGCCGACTACCAGGAGTTCCGCACGCACACGGGGGAGCGGGCCACCGGGTTCCAGCGGCTGCTGCAGGTCGACCTCGGCGGCGGCACGATCGCGGTCGACACGTTCTCGACGCGGCTCGGCTCCACCGCGAGCGCCGAGTACGACTACGAGCAGTTCATGCCCGACAACGGCATGGCGGAGGCGTCGTCGAACGCACGGCCGTGGCGCATCGTCGAGCACGGACTGCAGGAGCGGTACACCGCGGAAGACGACGAGTTCACCGCCCAGGTGAACTTCCAGCACCACAAGGAGGTCGCGACGGCCGGATTCGCCGTCTCTCGCGACGCCTCGCCGGTGCGCGCGGCGGGAGCGACGCGACAGCCGCTGTGAGAGCCGGGAACTCGCCCGCGGGCCCGCTCCGCCCCGGCCTCCGTTCGGGCGGGCCCCGTAGGATCGGGACCATGGCGAAGAAAGCTGTGCACTTCGGAGCGGGCAACATCGGACGCGGTTTCGTGGCGCAGTTCCTGCATTCCAGCGGCTACGAGGTGGTGTTCGCCGACGTGAGCGACGAGCTCATCGGGGCCCTGCAGCAGCAGCCGAGCTACCAGGTGATCGAGGTCGGCGAGGGCGCCACCACCCACATCGTCGACGGATACCGCGCCATCAACTCGCGCACCCATGAGGCCGAAGTGATCGCCGAGATCGCGGACGCCGACATCGTGACGACCGCCGTCGGCGCGCGCATCCTGCCGTTCGTCGCTCCCGTCATCGCGAAGGGCCTCGCCCAGCGCTCCGACTCGCTGCCCGACCTCGCCGTCATCGCGTGCGAGAACGCGATCGGCGGAACGGACCTGCTCGCCGCCGAGGTGCGCAAGGGCGGCGGCCCCGCCGGCAACGCGATCTTCGCGAACTGCGCCATCGACCGCATCGTGCCCGAACAGCACGGCGGACTCGACGTCACGATCGAGTCGTTCTCCGAGTGGGTCGTCGACCGCACGCCCTTCGCCGGCCGCGAACCCGAGATCACCGGCGTGACCTGGGTCGACGACCTCACCCC carries:
- a CDS encoding lamin tail domain-containing protein, which codes for MTRRLTARFCLAALAVAVLVSTALPVAARPIDPPPVAAPSADAPDATDAPGTGRPDPEDSSAAASTPLPAEPLRDASTVLLSEFANGGPRSEADSFFELRNFGDEPVDLTGWNVYRCNEFGLRRGAANPELDLHGVVLAPGQTFTVARIGAALAGGATADASISNAFPAAGFGLDLVDDDGRRVDSVGVFPNAPWPMLSECTNGRNLPNVLDYAAGESWQRVATTGDPATDYVIAAATPGGVNAERTTVRQDRSSGVRIDEFAAYGSHGDGDDFVELRNTGDRAVDLDGWQLFRCTATGRLTSDALQWTGSAERLAPGDRLVIGGPGFEGRSDARTSVSLADAGSGVLLRDGRGRLVDRVAAYPYADSPCQNGDDKLPAVLDAAADESYQRTGTSGVDADDFVIAPRTPGAANARDSDAVFGSPFEYPDAVGVAVSEIATDPAVDGMPEGSVQRNYLELANYGERAVDISGWRILGCAVDGRREPDPLVTVPDGAQLPPQGTFLAALAETDAAQRADATYTDALDFLGAGVWVEDADGVRVDSVGIYQANEMDRLNEGVSACTKGLSLTTYEPDRLLGETYLRARFTGVDADDFVVGEGTPGEADAARWRERTVADPAALRPVELPVETRTSARIGAAAWRAVRDFDEAEPLTGVIDAVAGVVEGPLTALSAPGERALSPDELGAPVTDDRWGHPYQRVVLDASDLRPGDELRWSGTTAGRNEVQLSVWDADVQGWRMLDAGTARAGRVQLAGEVRAGDLEDGRVTVLVQNGPRTEQSLRGAPDGAFASPNDYDFAVSHLTDTQYLSETYPEVYTGMASWIVANADARKIAFATHTGDLVQNWVDPDQNAVRAEREFERASAIQGILDDAGVPNSVLPGNHDSKRGLDPSLFNAWFGPDRYADAPWYGGSIAPDDNSANFSTFERDGARFLMLSLPYAYGEREIRWAEQVVSAHPDHNVVLSTHEHLTPKDRFEPARRSDSSRWVSRASELWERVVAPNRNVVAVLCGHFHGIGQIVTEDAGGIPGHDVVELLADYQEFRTHTGERATGFQRLLQVDLGGGTIAVDTFSTRLGSTASAEYDYEQFMPDNGMAEASSNARPWRIVEHGLQERYTAEDDEFTAQVNFQHHKEVATAGFAVSRDASPVRAAGATRQPL
- the ilvC gene encoding ketol-acid reductoisomerase, with translation MTEIFYDNDADLSIIQGKKVAVIGYGSQGHAHALNLRDSGVEVVIGLKEGSKSIQKAQEAGFKVLTSAEAAAWADVIVILAPDQHQRGLYADDIRDNLSEGNALVFGHGFNIRFGYIEAPEGVDVILVAPKGPGHTVRREYEAGRGVPVIVAVEKDASGSAWDLAWSYSKGIGGLRAGGIKTTFTEETETDLFGEQAVLCGGTSQLVQYGFEVLTEAGYQPQIAYFEVLHELKLIVDLMWEGGIAKQRWSVSDTAEYGDYVSGPRVIDAHVKENMQAVLADIQSGAFAERFIADQDAGAPEFTELRAKAEQHPIEATGRELRALFAWKQTDADYTEGSAAR
- a CDS encoding nitronate monooxygenase yields the protein MRSRTSPRRGAVDVNDLTGLVGVDVPIVLGPFGGMSSVALTARVSGLGGLGSFGLYGYSADRIRATVGALREATPRPFAVNLWLGVTEPEPTAEEWERHVEALRPLLEEMGVTPPPMPERFLPTFEEQWEAVLDTAPHVVSFVFGVPSVAAVEEAHRRGIVVIGTATTVDEAVALHDGGVDAVVASGFESAGHRGSFLRPVPESLVGTFALVPQMVDAVPIPVIAAGAVADRRGVAAAFALGAHGVQAGTAFLATQESAVAPGHRRAIAGTPAHGTVLTRAMSGRFARGVPNRAVRSIEERDAIAPFPIQNWLTAHFRAEAARRNEPELLSLWMGQAAALARHEHAHEVFAELVAGLPPERVSPSE
- a CDS encoding mannitol-1-phosphate 5-dehydrogenase, whose amino-acid sequence is MAKKAVHFGAGNIGRGFVAQFLHSSGYEVVFADVSDELIGALQQQPSYQVIEVGEGATTHIVDGYRAINSRTHEAEVIAEIADADIVTTAVGARILPFVAPVIAKGLAQRSDSLPDLAVIACENAIGGTDLLAAEVRKGGGPAGNAIFANCAIDRIVPEQHGGLDVTIESFSEWVVDRTPFAGREPEITGVTWVDDLTPFIERKLFTVNTAHAAAAYHGMDRGWVSIREALATPELQAEVRAVLAETKTLLVEKHGFAEDEQQQYIEKTLTRISNPDLPDTCERVGRSPLRKLGRHERFIGPAAELAERGHTAWDLLNAVGAALRFDVPDDAESAELQQLLASGRAADDLAAEITGLEPTHPLFPHVVEVIELRLAR
- a CDS encoding nitroreductase/quinone reductase family protein, with protein sequence MPSDRTLRMMNRVHRVAMRVTGGRIGWHIAGMAVVELTTTGRRSGEQRTTLLTAPLRMHGGYVVVASRGGDDIHPAWFHNLRAEPRVRIAVDGEAPVEAIAHIATPEERADWWPLITGRYRNYAAYQRRTKREIPLVLLTPTD
- a CDS encoding PPOX class F420-dependent oxidoreductase, yielding MTTTPLPALGDERFVSLSTFRRSGVPVSTPVWILQQGDELLVTTPAGSGKVKRLRNDPRVELRPCSRRGAVAEEAPIASGTARIVDDPAAVQRHGHGFARKYGFEYRLFMLIERIARRGNPQRVILRIAD